Proteins from one Triticum aestivum cultivar Chinese Spring chromosome 7A, IWGSC CS RefSeq v2.1, whole genome shotgun sequence genomic window:
- the LOC123152235 gene encoding 36.4 kDa proline-rich protein-like, whose product MIPPSPSLVTPMPAPTPVSPTPIPVAPTPTLVMPPAPTPATLTPPPAPAPAPATSTGKCPVDTLKLLACVDVLNGLLHAVIGSSARNTCCPLLSGVADLDAALCLCTTIKVKALNINLMLPIAIEVLVNQCGKRVPKDFRCPN is encoded by the coding sequence ATGATACCACCATCACCATCCCTTGTGACTCCGATGCCAGCACCAACCCCTGTCTCTCCAACGCCAATCCCGGTGGCCCCAACACCGACCCTCGTGATGCCGCCAGCACCCACCCCTGCGACTCTGACGCCACCCCCAGCCCCGGCCCCAGCGCCGGCTACATCGACCGGCAAGTGCCCCGTGGACACACTGAAGCTACTTGCGTGCGTGGACGTGCTCAATGGGCTGTTGCACGCGGTGATCGGCAGTAGCGCCAGGAATACATGCTGCCCGCTGCTGTCCGGCGTTGCCGACCTCGACGCTGCTCTCTGCCTTTGCACCACCATCAAGGTCAAGGCCCTCAACATCAACCTCATGCTGCCCATCGCCATCGAGGTGCTCGTCAACCAGTGCGGCAAGAGAGTGCCGAAAGACTTCCGCTGCCCTAATTAA
- the LOC123152234 gene encoding extensin-like: protein MARIAAFLLVALLSLAGHLAQSAPCRSCPPTRPSQPAPCKHKSSPSSIPCPPPSQTPMPSTTPTLTPVTPTPAPTPTVFIPPPTNTPAPTPIPASVTPTSAPTPMVPPIPTPITPTPVPAPLSPTPTPVAPTPTTVMPPTQMPMAPTPAPTPVSPTPNPVAPRPIPVMPPTPTPASTPISPTPSPVAPTPTRVVPTPAPTPVSPSPTLVTPTPAPVMPPTPTSVTPMPAPTPVSPTPTPVAPTATPMIPPSPTLVTPMPAPTPVSPTPIPVAPTSTLVMPPAPTPVTPTPPPAPAPAPATSTGKCPVDTLKLLACVDVLNGLLHAVIGSSARNTCCPLLSGVADLDAALCLCTTIKVKALNINLMLPIAIEVLVN from the coding sequence ATGGCCCGCATTGCGGCGTTCTTGCTGGTGGCCCTGCTCTCCTTAGCCGGGCATCTCGCGCAGTCCGCGCCATGCCGATCATGCCCGCCCACAAGGCCTTCCCAGCCTGCACCGTGTAAGCACAAGTCCTCACCATCGTCCATACCCTGCCCTCCACCTTCACAAACTCCCATGCCCTCAACCACACCCACACTCACCCCGGTGACTCCGACGCCGGCACCGACCCCGACTGTCTTCATCCCTCCACCTACAAACACTCCGGCACCCACGCCCATACCGGCCTCTGTAACTCCAACATCGGCACCGACCCCTATGGTGCCTCCAATACCAACCCCTATAACTCCAACGCCGGTACCAGCTCCTCTCTCTCCAACACCAACACCGGTGGCCCCAACACCTACAACCGTGATGCCGCCGACACAGATGCCTATGGCACCAACGCCGGCACCGACCCCTGTATCTCCAACGCCAAACCCGGTGGCCCCAAGACCTATCCCTGTGATGCCGCCAACACCGACGCCGGCATCGACCCCTATCTCTCCAACGCCAAGTCCGGTGGCACCAACACCGACCCGTGTGGTTCCGACGCCAGCACCCACCCCTGTCTCTCCGTCGCCAACCCTGGTGACCCCAACACCGGCCCCTGTGATGCCGCCAACACCAACATCGGTGACTCCGATGCCAGCACCGACCCCCGTTTCTCCAACGCCAACTCCGGTGGCCCCAACAGCGACTCCTATGATACCGCCATCACCAACCCTTGTGACTCCGATGCCAGCACCAACCCCTGTCTCTCCAACGCCAATCCCGGTGGCCCCAACATCGACCCTCGTGATGCCGCCAGCACCCACCCCTGTGACTCCGACGCCACCCCCAGCCCCGGCCCCAGCGCCGGCTACATCGACCGGCAAGTGCCCCGTGGACACACTAAAGCTACTTGCGTGCGTGGACGTGCTCAATGGGCTGTTGCACGCGGTGATCGGCAGTAGCGCCAGGAATACATGCTGCCCGCTGCTGTCCGGCGTTGCCGACCTCGACGCTGCTCTCTGCCTTTGCACCACCATCAAGGTCAAGGCCCTCAACATCAACCTCATGCTGCCCATCGCCATCGAGGTGCTCGTCAACTAG